The nucleotide sequence AGCAGGTCCACTCAGGACAGTGGTAAAAGTGCAGGGAAAGCACGCAGCTGATGGTCATCCCAACTGGCTACTCTTTACCATTAGGTTTTACTTTTACGCTGGTGGTGCGTCCATTAAGACCATGCATACGATAGTGTATGATGGTGAAGAAGCAAAAGATTTTATTAAAGGCCTGGGGCTTCGTTTTGATGTGCCTATGGAGGATAAGTTACATGATCGTCATATAAGGTTTGCAGGAAAGGAAGAAGGGATTTTTGCTGAAGCGGTGAGGGGACTGACAGGATTACGAAGGGATCCTGGTCCTAAGGTGAAGGAAGCCCAATTGGCAGGTGAAAAGACACCCCCTACTAGTGAGTTCCCTGAAAATGTGTCCTCTCGATTACATTATATTCCGGCTTTTGGCGATTATACTTTGTCCCAAACGAGTCCTGATGCTTTTGCCATTCGAAAGCGGACAGCTGCCGGGCATTCCTGGTTAAAAGCTGGCTTTGGAGATCGTGCTCGGGGTACTGCCTATGTGGGTGGTCCTGCGGGAGGAGTGGCCTTTGGTATCCGCAATTTTTGGCAAAGCTATCCAGCACAATTGGATATCAGAAATGCTCATACAGAAAGTGCGGAAGTAAGCATGTGGCTATGGGCCCCGGATGCCCCGGCGATGGATCTGCGGTTTTACCATGATGGCATGGGACAGGATACTTATGAAAAGCAGTTGGATGCTTTAAATATTACCTATGAGGATTATGAGCCTGGTTTTGGAACGGCCAAGGGAGTAGCCAGGACCAGTGAGATGTGTATTACGGTTTTGGCAGAAACGCCGGACCACCAATTATTTAATGCCCTTTCCAATGGAGTCGAACAGCCCACTCAGGTGATGGCTGCTCCTGAATACCTGCATCAAGTAGGTGTATTTGGGAAGATTTGGGATTTGCCTGACAAGACTACGGCCAGGAAGGCACAAATTGAAGATTATTTGCAAGATCATTTTGATTTTTATCAGCAGCAGGTGGAAGACAGACGATGGTATGGCTTCTGGGATTATGGGGATGTCATGCATAGCTATGATTTTGACCGGCATACTTGGCGCTATGATGTAGGAGGCTTTGCCTGGGATAACTCCGAATTGTCTACTGATCTCTGGCTCTGGTATTATTTTTTGAGGACAGGTAAAGCAGAGGTTTTTAGAATGGCTGAGGCTATGACCAGACATACAGGAGAAGTGGATGTGCATCATCTTGGCCGCTTTGCCCCCTTAGGAAGCAGACATAATGTGCAGCATTGGGGCTGTAGTGCCAAGCAACTAAGGATTTCCACAGCAGCTAACAGGCGTTTTTATTACTATTTGACAGCTGATGAAAGAGTGGGAGATTTGATGGAAGAGCAAGTCAATGCAGCAGCTACCCTGAAGGCTATCCCTCCTACCAGAAAGGTGAGTAATAAATCCGTTTGGGAGACAGAAGATGATCCGCATAGTGTTTATTTGGGATTTGGTACAGATTACGGTGCTATTTCAGCAGCTTGGTTGACTGAGTGGGAGAGAACAGGAGATCCAAAGATCAAAGAAAAGCTAGTAAATAGTATGAAGACCATTGCCGCGCAACCTAAGGGTTTTTTCACTGGTGGTAGCCGGATGGATTT is from Echinicola marina and encodes:
- a CDS encoding exo-rhamnogalacturonan lyase family protein, which translates into the protein MNKHSSSRRTFVKHSALLSSSIYLAPGLSEAMIPNRDGMGKAKAVEISALESVKNKTESGVTFGIPWPKGQVKKEEFVLMTEGGSEQAVQTWPLAYWPDGSLKWTGHAIADYGLLEGPLKLAPGKKVPFKKTMKTVEEEDKIIVDTGLIRCQINKKGTYLLKEVSRNGRQSLKNGRLVLLHQNGVLGEKENIKTSLFEGSIDQVDLEQAGPLRTVVKVQGKHAADGHPNWLLFTIRFYFYAGGASIKTMHTIVYDGEEAKDFIKGLGLRFDVPMEDKLHDRHIRFAGKEEGIFAEAVRGLTGLRRDPGPKVKEAQLAGEKTPPTSEFPENVSSRLHYIPAFGDYTLSQTSPDAFAIRKRTAAGHSWLKAGFGDRARGTAYVGGPAGGVAFGIRNFWQSYPAQLDIRNAHTESAEVSMWLWAPDAPAMDLRFYHDGMGQDTYEKQLDALNITYEDYEPGFGTAKGVARTSEMCITVLAETPDHQLFNALSNGVEQPTQVMAAPEYLHQVGVFGKIWDLPDKTTARKAQIEDYLQDHFDFYQQQVEDRRWYGFWDYGDVMHSYDFDRHTWRYDVGGFAWDNSELSTDLWLWYYFLRTGKAEVFRMAEAMTRHTGEVDVHHLGRFAPLGSRHNVQHWGCSAKQLRISTAANRRFYYYLTADERVGDLMEEQVNAAATLKAIPPTRKVSNKSVWETEDDPHSVYLGFGTDYGAISAAWLTEWERTGDPKIKEKLVNSMKTIAAQPKGFFTGGSRMDLRTGKFEIQEHQRAGASHLSAVFGLMEICAELIENFDMPEFEAAWVQYCTLYNASSEEQEKALGNALGKLNLGQGHSRLTAYAAKRTNDHALAQRAWKEFFGGAAGYKFEKPNVYQVEGPEVLRPMEEGRLSTNATAQWGLAAIECLGLVGEELKE